CCATCGCAGCCACGACTGGATTGATCGCGTCGGGAGTGATTCCGCCTTTCGTCGCCTCGGCTGACGCAATTCCTCCAACGATCGCACCGATTGCGACGCTGTCCGATGGCGGCGCCTTTCCGCTAGCTTCGTTCGGACTACAAatctacgacgacgataccgcCTACAAACTAACTCTTACAGCCCTAGAGGTTTGCCAGTGTTTTGGCCCGGAATCAAAAGGGCTTTGCCCGGGCCGTGCGCGACAGCGGTATCTCCCGAGATCAACTGTATATTTGTGGATCGGTAGTCTCGAACCGAGCGAGCGGCTACGAAGCCGCGCGTCAGGCGACCAGCAAAGGGTGGCAACAGAACATGGAAAAGTTCAGTTACGGTAACATTGAGTATTTGGATCAGATCATGTTGGACTATCCCGGGCCGGACTGTGAATCAATACAGGGACAATGGGCATCCTTTGAAAGTATGCACGCACAAAAATTGACAAAGAGCCTTTCCGTTTCCAATTTTTCCCCAGCTGAACTCGACTGCgtgttgcaaaaggccaaggtcAAGCCCGTCGTAAACCAGCTGCCCTACAGTGTAGCCTACCACCCGGACAGAAATGTGATtgtcgaaaacaaaaagcgcGGAGTATTAGTCCAGGCCTGGGCGCCCCTTGGAGGTAGTTTAGGTGGAcgcttttcgtcgtcgatgaAAGGCACATGCGCGCAAATCGGCAAACGCTACGGTAAAAGCTTCGCCCAGGTCGCCCTGCGATGGATCGTGCAAACTGGTGGAGCCTTTACGACCCAATCGAAGAACAAGGCCCACTTTACAGAGGACTTGGATATTTTTGATTTCGAACTAACCGAAGACGAAATGGCGCGACTGACAGCCCTGGCGTAAATGTTCAAGACAGAACTACAATACCCTCAATTAATGCGCATTACTACAGAAATATAGAAACCAAAGCGCTAAAAGCAAGACCTAATCGGGATATCAATCGCAGCAACTAGTAAAATGCGATTTCAAGGCGACAAAGCCGGTATTATTTTTTTAAAGGACAAAGTGCTACTAGCATTGCGTCATACCTCGCTCGCTAGTACAATGCGATATCCGTTGGGGTCTTTCACTCCCATAACGGTTGCCCCAAACATTTGCGTTGGCTTTAAATACAGCTTGCTGTCTATCTCGCCCTTCACAAAGGCTTGCTGAAGCCTCCGGTATTCGTCTTCCACGTTGGCTCGTGTTCGAATAGCAACGTGATCCAGACAATTCCCATGATTAAGTGGCTCTTTAGTGTATTCTAGCACCAATGTTGTGGGTACACCCCCTTGCCGGCTCAACCCGTCGGCGTTGGACGGTTCGTATCGTAGACAGAGCATTGTCTCGTCGGCTGCCTTGACCTGCATACCTAGCAAGTTAGTATAAAAGTCGCGGCTAGCTTCCAAATCGTTCGATTTAAGCGCTAACCGACAAAAGTAGTCCCCTGGTGCTGACGCAGCACTTTGAATCGCTATGCCGTTCGGTTCGTCGTCCCAGGAAAGTGTTTTGCTCATACCGGCGTTGGAAGGCTTCTCGCCCTTGACGGCACCCAGCAGATTGTCACGGAATTGAAGCAGCAGGCTAACGCCCAGATAAGAGACAACGTTACCAACATGAAAACCAGGGGCTTCGTATGGGACGAGCTCCAGCGCAAACGTGTCTTTGGTAGATGTGCCGTTGCCAAGAGCGACGAATGCCGATTTGTAGGCATGCCTGTCATCCAAGGAAGATTTTAGTACTGTACCCCCTTGAGCTTGCCAAAATCGGACTGTTTCGTCGACCCGGGGTACTTTGAGCATGGCGTGGGACAGCCGGGATGTCTGACTCATGGAATGCGTTGGTTCTCCGTCTTTCAAACCGTTGGTGGAGAGATGTGGTGTGTATTTTTGATTGTCGATGTTACTGGAATTGCCTTCCTTGATAACCATTCCGAGTCCACCATGGTTTAGTTGGGGTCTCGTGAGTGTCCCTTTTATGTTTCGGTTCTGGTTCTGACGAAAAGGTGCGGGTGATCGCCGATGACCGAACCACTGGAAAGCCGATATCGAACAgagtgacagtgacagcaaAGAGAGAACGACGCCAACCGACATATTTCCTCGGAATAGAAGCTCCATGGTTGCGTAGCAAGCGAAAGGATGGGATCTCAAGGCTGGATGTTTTGATTGCAACCAAGATTGTGAGAGAGTCGGTTGACTGCGAGctcgttcacagtcagcaacgTCCTTTGTGGCCGGCGACCGAGATGGAAGTGGGAGCACTTCCCACCATGGTCGAATACGTTCTCTCGAACCGACACGGGACGAAGCTTCTTGCTGTACTTACACTAGGTTCCTGTACTATTTTGGGTCGCCAGATAATAACAACCCGGACATAACTGGAAAAGTTCTTTCTCTCTCCGGGTATTCGATCTTTGCAGTTCAGCCTTCCCACAGGCAATGAGAATTTTTTGCCAACTGTAAggggttcactgtcagaacgcTTCCTGTAGCGGGTCCCCTATCTTGCCGTCTCTCTATTGTTCTGCGTTTGCTTTCGACCGAGTGCTTTCTTTATcatcgttgctgttgcttccggtagctcacagtcaataagTGCAGTGCCGAGCTCGTCATGTTTGGTTGGAAATCTCccggcaagaaaaaggcggaGCCTGGCTTTGCCACGGCGCAGGGCTGTGTGGCACTCGTGACGGGTTCCTCAGGCTTGTGCGGTGCTCGTCTCGTGGAAATGCTGCTGGATCGCGGTGCCCGAACCGTCATTTGTTTCGATCGGGCAAAGCCGAGTGAAGCTCTCGAACAGCGCTTCCAAGAAGCCCAGAAAAAGACGGGAGGCAAATTGATTGTTCTGGCGGGTCCCGACGGCGACCTGTGTTCCGACGAGGCCGTACAAGCAGCATTCGACGCCGAGCCCAAGATTGATGTGGTCTTTCACATTGCCGCCTTGGTGGGACCCTTTCACGAATACGAAATGTACAACGAAGTCAACTACAAGGGCACGCTCCGGATcctagaaaactgcaaacGCTGCAAGGTCCCGAAACTGGTCTATTCGTCGAGTCCCAGTACGCGATTTACGGGAAAAGACGTTACGGGGCAGACGGAAGACGAGCTCCCCATGCCCGATACCTGGCTTGCTATGTATGCCGAAACCAAGGCCTACGGTGAAATGGCCGTCAGCAAGGCCTGCAGCGACACCCTTCGTACCATTTCGGTAGCCCCGCACCAAATATATGGCCCGCACGAtactctttttctttccaaacTATTGGAAACAGCCGGAACAGGCCGTTTGCGTATTTTTGGACAGGGTAAAAACAAAATCAGCGTTTGTTACGTCGACAATTACTGCCACGGCCTCATGTGTGGTTCGGACGTCCTGGACACGCCCAATCATGCAGCCCTGGGAAAGTTCTACATTATTACCGATGGCGAACCCCAGCTATTCTGGGCCATGCTGAATCAAGCAGTTCTAGCCATGGGATTTACCGACCTGTACAGCAAATTCCATTTGCCCGTATGGTTTCTTTACATAGCGGCCTACGTCGCCAACGTGATTGGATTCGTAATCAAGAAAAAGCTCAAACTCAACCCGTTCAACGTCAAAATGTTGACAATTCATCGGTACTTTTCTATTGCCAACGCTCGACGCGATTTACTGTACGAGCCCGTCTTGCCGTTTAACAAGGCCTGGCCTCTTACGATTGAATGGTTCAAGGAACACTGGCTGCCGCAgtgggaaaaagaaacgggAAGAGCAGACTCTAGTGTTGTCGCTGGAAGAGATACTAAACAAGATTGATCTTGAGTAACGCAATGCTCGGACTACATGTTTCATTTTCAAAGTCGTTTGCCAAGTTCGTTCAGACCAGAGCCTCGTATTGAACGAACGTAGTAGGACTAAATTTCGCTCAAGTTCAAACGGAATAATACATATAAGTATCATCGCCTGTGAGCCAATCCATATTTCTAGTAGATTTCGGATCATTTCCCATGCCACACAAAATCGAGCAAATTCGAGTACTAGGAGAGGTACCCGTGCGAATACATAACATCTGCAATCAACTTACTGTAGGCCGTCGTTCGACGGCAATACGGGGACATTTCAGCCTTCCCAAGCAGCATTGTTTTCGAACTGCCAATGGCGTCTGCGACTGATCGTGGTACATTACGGAAACGAAGCTTACATGGCGAGTCACTGTCTCTCACAATCGCTAATTCGTTGATTGCAACACCAAAGTTGCTTCCCTGTTTCGGTGCTAATTGCGTTAGTGGaaaatttttgtcgtttgcttcGCTGTAGTCCATGATTCGTTCCCTTGGTTTCCTATCTGCTGGTATCCTTGATCCGACAACATTGTTTTGCTTGATTGATCCTAACCCTAACGAGTCTTGGTCTTTAGATACATCAATTTTTCGATGCCCTTCGACCGTATGGTAGCCGCTCGCTGGTTCTTTTACCAATTTTGGTAATCCAAGAAGAAATTCTTCTTTGAGACAAGGGTCCGTCCTATCAGCGCAATCTAAAGTTAAGTGAAGCAACGGAGTAGGAGGGGAAACTTGTATATAAATCAAGACGAAATAGGCAGCAAGCCCAACGCAGAGCCACAATATCAGGGCAACGAAACGCAACATTTTCGTAGGTTTCCGGCTCACATTTGTAGCAGCCTTTTCACGCAGAGCCATCATCTTGCTCAAGTCAGCTGACCGACACCAGTGCGCAACGCTTCGACTCGTCTGTGCGAAAGGTGTTGCTAGGCCCCACGCTTCGATACGTTTTTGGCGTTGGATCAATGCGGCCTTTCCCCCCGTTCTTTGAAACTTGTCCTTCAAGCCTTCGTGATTCCTTCACGCAAcaacttttccaaaacctTTAGGACAACGATGCCACGCGATGTTTCCGCTCCGTTTGTTCACTATTTTTTCTGTCCAATGTTTTTTCTGTCCAAAATTCTCGTTCACGCGGAACGTGTTGTGGATGGTTAGGtgacattgactgtaagtCGATTCACGGACAGCGCGCGTGCACGCATTTCAAATGAAGGAATTTTCTCAACCTGTCGTCCACGCCCTCTTTCGTGTCTCGCATCCGAcaagactgactgtgacactgactgtgaaacaaaaTCAGAGTTTACTGCCAGGGTTCTGGATTCGATAGGGTTTATTATAGTGGGTGTCGAGATCTTACATTGGATTTTTTGCCGTGTTTTTGACAGGGAGCGATGCTCTGCTTTCTGCAACATGTTGTCTTTGACCAATAGTGCGTGGAGTATTGACCGTAACTCGAGGGCTGTAAGGTTCTTTTTCGTGCTGCATTTCTGTGCCTGACTATTCCAGTGCAATCATCCCCACGATGACGATGTCTCCTGTACGAAAGTATGTTGTCCCGCTTTCTCTATTGTTTGCTTTCATGCGGCATTTGGTGACGGGTGCTTACGTCCAACAAGGGCAGCAAGCGGAAGACGCGGTTCCATCCTGGGACGATCTCGATCAACGTCCGCTTCCCGTGTGGTACGATCAAGCTAAATTTGGAGTCTTCATCCACTGGGGAGTCTTTTCGGTCCCAGCATATGGTTCCGAATGGTTCGGTTCGTATTGGCGGGACAAATGGGGCAATCCGGCCTACCAGGACTTTGTTGAGAAAACGGAGCGGGCCAATTTTGCGTACCCTGATTACGCCCACCGCTTTACGGCCGAGTTCTACCAGCCCGATACCTGGGCTGATCTGTTCGCCAAGGCGGGAGCTCAGTATGTCGTATTGACGAGTAAGCACCACGAAGGCTACTGCAACTGGAACTCGACTGCTATACCAACGACTTGGAATTGGAACGCTCTGGATATCGGACCTCGCCGTGATTTGCTAGGGGATCTCGCCGTGGCCGTCAAGAACGTTACTTCTCCACACACATCCAAAGTGCTGAAATTTGGGCTCTATCACAGTCTTTACGAGTGGTTCAATCCATTGTACCATGTGGACAAGGCGAACAATTTCACAACTCAGCACTTTGTCGATCTAAAAACGGGAGCCGAACTCTACGATTTGGTCAACCGCTACGAGCCGGAATTGATCTGGAGCGACGGTGAGTGGGAGGCGCCTTCGTCGTACTGGAAAGCTCGTGAATTCTTGCATTGGTACGCCACGTCGAGTCCGGTCGCCGACACGGCAATCTGGAACGATCGCTGGGGACAAGATACGTTATGCCGGCACGGAGGCTTCTTGACCTGCACAGATCGCTACAACCCCGATTCGTTACAACCGAAAAAGTGGGAGAACGCCCTGACGATAGATAAGTCTTCGTGGGGCTACAACCGCAACGCTACGTGGGAAGACTACATGACGGTACCAGAACTAGTACACTCCTTAGTGCAAGTTGTGGCGTACAATGGCAACATGTTGTTGAATATTGGACCGGCCGCGGACGGCACAATTCATCCGATTTTCGAGGACAGACTTTTAGGTATTGGTGCGTGGCTAAAGGTGAATGGGGAGGCTATTTACGAAACGACACCGTGGAGACACTGTCAAAATGAAACGGCATCTTCTGTATTCTACACTCGCCGCCCGGATCGTTTGTATGTGCACTTTACTAAGTGGCCGTCGGCTAGTCTGTTGTCATTGGAACGTCCCGCACCGACGCAGGACACAACAGTAGAGTTCCTCGGGCTATCATCGGCGTCATCTTCGTGGCAGCCAACGTTACCGTGGACGGGCTTGCGAGGAACCAGTGGGAGCTCGGGCATGACAATTCAACTACCGTCATTGACGCCTGACATTTTACCGTGCGAACATTCGTGGGTACTGGTCATTCGAAACTTGGCGAACTTGGATGACCCGCCAAAGTCTGCGGTGTCGTAGAATCAGCAGCGGAATGTAGCACTTTTTCTAAACTTGCATTATTCTGTACATTCGTGATTAGCTAGGACGAACGGACTGTATGTGTTCAATCTAGTCTCATGTTACCACAGAGAGACAAAAGAACGCCTCATTGGCTTTCTCACTTCAAGCTGTCTCGGGTGGGAAGTAGCAGAAGCCCCAAAACTCCTACACATAAGAAGCCTATCCAATGAACCACATTGGGCGAAGACAAGGTACTCGCCAATACACCATCGTGTGCTATCGACTGGTCGAGCAACATAACTGCTTGGCGTTTTCGCTGAAAATGAACGTTTTCTGGCGGCGATGTCGTGGTCACTCTCCGTGTGGATACGGTTGCTGTATGAGCAGTAACCTTGGCTTGTCGTGAAGT
This portion of the Phaeodactylum tricornutum CCAP 1055/1 chromosome 19, whole genome shotgun sequence genome encodes:
- a CDS encoding predicted protein, coding for MTMSPVRKYVVPLSLLFAFMRHLVTGAYVQQGQQAEDAVPSWDDLDQRPLPVWYDQAKFGVFIHWGVFSVPAYGSEWFGSYWRDKWGNPAYQDFVEKTERANFAYPDYAHRFTAEFYQPDTWADLFAKAGAQYVVLTSKHHEGYCNWNSTAIPTTWNWNALDIGPRRDLLGDLAVAVKNVTSPHTSKVLKFGLYHSLYEWFNPLYHVDKANNFTTQHFVDLKTGAELYDLVNRYEPELIWSDGEWEAPSSYWKAREFLHWYATSSPVADTAIWNDRWGQDTLCRHGGFLTCTDRYNPDSLQPKKWENALTIDKSSWGYNRNATWEDYMTVPELVHSLVQVVAYNGNMLLNIGPAADGTIHPIFEDRLLGIGAWLKVNGEAIYETTPWRHCQNETASSVFYTRRPDRLYVHFTKWPSASLLSLERPAPTQDTTVEFLGLSSASSSWQPTLPWTGLRGTSGSSGMTIQLPSLTPDILPCEHSWVLVIRNLANLDDPPKSAVS
- a CDS encoding predicted protein, with the protein product MSIFQFISRWRALALLVPAIGLGSFLEADALSVRPAANHPEALCGLPSVTLDRRQALVRGTIAATTGLIASGVIPPFVASADAIPPTIAPIATLSDGGAFPLASVLARNQKGFARAVRDSGISRDQLYICGSVVSNRASGYEAARQATSKGWQQNMEKFSYGNIEYLDQIMLDYPGPDCESIQGQWASFESMHAQKLTKSLSVSNFSPAELDCVLQKAKVKPVVNQLPYSVAYHPDRNVIVENKKRGVLVQAWAPLGGSLGGRFSSSMKGTCAQIGKRYGKSFAQVALRWIVQTGGAFTTQSKNKAHFTEDLDIFDFELTEDEMARLTALA
- a CDS encoding predicted protein, with the translated sequence MELLFRGNMSVGVVLSLLSLSLCSISAFQWFGHRRSPAPFRQNQNRNIKGTLTRPQLNHGGLGMVIKEGNSSNIDNQKYTPHLSTNGLKDGEPTHSMSQTSRLSHAMLKVPRVDETVRFWQAQGGTVLKSSLDDRHAYKSAFVALGNGTSTKDTFALELVPYEAPGFHVGNVVSYLGVSLLLQFRDNLLGAVKGEKPSNAGMSKTLSWDDEPNGIAIQSAASAPGDYFCRLALKSNDLEASRDFYTNLLGMQVKAADETMLCLRYEPSNADGLSRQGGVPTTLVLEYTKEPLNHGNCLDHVAIRTRANVEDEYRRLQQAFVKGEIDSKLYLKPTQMFGATVMGVKDPNGYRIVLASEV
- a CDS encoding reductase with NAD or NADP as acceptor (Probably an oxidoreductase (acting on CH-OH donors with NAD+ or NADP+ as acceptor), possibly a 3-beta-hydroxy-delta-5-steroid dehydrogenase involved in steroid synthesis.), with translation MFGWKSPGKKKAEPGFATAQGCVALVTGSSGLCGARLVEMLLDRGARTVICFDRAKPSEALEQRFQEAQKKTGGKLIVLAGPDGDLCSDEAVQAAFDAEPKIDVVFHIAALVGPFHEYEMYNEVNYKGTLRILENCKRCKVPKLVYSSSPSTRFTGKDVTGQTEDELPMPDTWLAMYAETKAYGEMAVSKACSDTLRTISVAPHQIYGPHDTLFLSKLLETAGTGRLRIFGQGKNKISVCYVDNYCHGLMCGSDVLDTPNHAALGKFYIITDGEPQLFWAMLNQAVLAMGFTDLYSKFHLPVWFLYIAAYVANVIGFVIKKKLKLNPFNVKMLTIHRYFSIANARRDLLYEPVLPFNKAWPLTIEWFKEHWLPQWEKETGRADSSVVAGRDTKQD